One genomic region from Epinephelus fuscoguttatus linkage group LG6, E.fuscoguttatus.final_Chr_v1 encodes:
- the nono gene encoding non-POU domain-containing octamer-binding protein, whose product MQGNRGPQHNHGSNRPGEQKKPGGTNTNGQQPEPSDQTKPNEALTLDLQSFRKPGEKTFTQRSRLFVGNLPTGITEEDLEKLFEKYGNASEIFINKERGFGFIRLETRIIAEIARAELDDTPFRGRPIRVRFATHGAALAVRNLPEFVSNELLEEAFAVFGQIERAVVIVDDRGRPTGKGIVEYTSKPAARKALDKCSDGAYLLTAFPRPITVEPMEQLDEEEGLSEKIINKNQQYHKEREQPPRFAQPGSFEYEYAMRWKALMEMEKQQYEMVERNMKEAQEKLEAEMEAARHEHQVMLMRQDLLRRQEELRRMEELHSQEVQKRKQAELRQEEERRRREEEMRMRNEEMLKRQQEGFRGNFSENREQDMRMHMGSHGMNRNSLGGSSGPTGTPGMAAENTPMMPGSGNNNMPGGQSGFPRGLPGPGDYGPNKQRRF is encoded by the coding sequence ATGCAAGGAAACAGAGGCCCCCAGCACAACCACGGGTCTAACCGCCCGGGGGAGCAGAAAAAGCCCGGAGGAACAAACACAAACGGCCAGCAGCCCGAGCCCAGCGATCAAACCAAGCCCAACGAGGCCTTAACCCTGGACCTGCAGAGCTTCAGGAAGCCCGGGGAGAAAACCTTCACCCAGCGCAGCAGGCTGTTTGTAGGAAACCTGCCAACCGGAATTACCGAGGAGGATCTCGAGAAGCTGTTTGAAAAGTACGGCAATGCCAGTGAAATCTTTATCAACAAGGAAAGAGGCTTCGGCTTCATCCGGCTGGAGACCAGGATCATAGCAGAGATTGCTAGAGCCGAGCTGGATGATACTCCATTCAGAGGCAGGCCCATACGGGTGAGGTTTGCAACACACGGTGCTGCTTTGGCTGTGAGAAATCTGCCCGAGTTTGTGTCCAACGAGCTGCTGGAGGAGGCCTTCGCCGTCTTTGGGCAGATAGAAAGAGCTGTGGTCATAGTGGATGACCGAGGGAGGCCCACGGGGAAGGGAATAGTGGAATACACCTCAAAGCCAGCTGCAAGAAAGGCTTTGGATAAGTGCAGTGATGGTGCCTATCTCCTCACAGCATTCCCTCGCCCTATTACAGTGGAGCCTATGGAACAACTTGATGAGGAGGAGGGACTGTCAGAAAAAATCATTAACAAAAACCAGCAGTATCACAAAGAGCGTGAGCAGCCACCAAGATTTGCTCAGCCGGGCTCCTTTGAGTACGAGTATGCCATGCGTTGGAAGGCCCTGATGGAGATGGAGAAGCAGCAGTATGAGATGGTAGAACGCAACATGAAGGAGGCTCAGGAGAAGCTGGAGGCTGAGATGGAGGCAGCCAGACACGAGCATCAAGTGATGCTGATGAGGCAGGACCTGCTGAGGCGGCAGGAGGAGCTGCGGAGGATGGAGGAGCTCCACAGTCAGGAGGTGCAGAAGAGGAAACAGGCTGAGCTCCGGCAGGAGGAGGAACGccggaggagagaggaggagatgaggatGCGCAATGAGGAGATGCTGAAGAGGCAGCAGGAGGGCTTCAGAGGCAACTTCTCTGAAAACAGGGAGCAAGACATGAGGATGCACATGGGCAGTCATGGGATGAACAGAAATTCGCTGGGTGGCAGTTCTGGTCCTACTGGTACTCCAGGCATGGCTGCCGAGAATACTCCAATGATGCCGGGGTCAGGAAACAACAACATGCCTGGAGGTCAGAGCGGCTTCCCAAGAGGCCTCCCTGGGCCTGGAGACTATGGACCTAACAAGCAACGCAGATTTTGA